One Panicum virgatum strain AP13 chromosome 9K, P.virgatum_v5, whole genome shotgun sequence genomic region harbors:
- the LOC120649905 gene encoding uncharacterized protein LOC120649905, whose translation MGASESLLSRQQPRPQWADEITTVSEGRRDDADADPLVRRIRSLAIAPPLLSSQSESEAESSLTDILVRKPSTSSAAYGTLNPNVLAELFSMYREWQEENAKKISQKQEEIENKIETADALAVKLLQRFNYSLTSMRSTSHNLIEVHPLQIEVGELKGRLTEVISNCDALCKRIGAEGPESLRSSVQTFTADKAEAEGSGSPDTKQES comes from the exons ATGGGGGCATCGGAATCGCTCCTCTCCAGGCAGCAGCCGCGGCCGCAGTGGGCGGACGAGATCACGACGGTGTCCGAGGGCCGGcgcgacgacgccgacgccgaccccCTCGTCCGCCGCATCCGATCCCTCGCCATA GCTCCGCCGCTGTTGAGCTCTCAGTCTGAATCGGAGGCAGAGAGCAGCCTCACCGACATCCTCGTCCGGAAGCCCTCTACCTCTTCTGCTGCCTACG GAACTCTGAACCCGAATGTCCTGGCTGAGCTTTTCTCGATGTACCGTGAATGGCAAGAGGAGAATGCCAAAAAAATTAGCCAAAAGCAG GAGGAAATAGAAAACAAGATAGAAACAGCTGATGCATTAGCTGTCAAGCTTCTCCAGCGGTTCAATTATTCACTTACCTCCATGAGATCCACCTCCCACAACCTTATTGAAG TTCATCCACTGCAGATCGAAGTTGGTGAATTGAAGGGCAGGCTGACTGAAGTCATAAGCAACTGCGATGCCTTGTGCAAGAGAATCGGTGCGGAAGGACCAGAAAGCCTGCGATCATCTGTTCAAACTTTCACGGCTGATAAAGCAGAGGCAGAAGGTAGTGGTTCACCTGACACAAAACAAGAGTCCTGA